From the genome of Candidatus Nanopelagicales bacterium, one region includes:
- a CDS encoding GNAT family N-acetyltransferase produces the protein MTDRPRFTSAVLDLAVHDVSAFESGEPDLDTWLRDHAGPAARARVAQTFVWTGSGSARVVAFYALSAHGVPRGEAPNRIARGVPDPVPAALIAKLALDRSLRGRRLGDVLLADALERIITASESGPAVRAIVVDAATDGGRALYARFGFVPVPGRADRLIVRAETVARGLGRT, from the coding sequence CCGATCGACCTCGGTTCACGAGCGCTGTGCTGGACCTCGCCGTACACGATGTCTCCGCGTTCGAGTCAGGCGAGCCTGACCTGGACACCTGGCTGCGTGACCACGCCGGCCCCGCGGCACGGGCCCGCGTCGCCCAGACATTCGTGTGGACCGGGTCGGGCAGTGCTCGCGTCGTCGCGTTCTACGCACTCAGTGCCCACGGGGTACCCCGCGGCGAGGCACCGAACCGGATCGCCCGTGGCGTCCCCGACCCGGTGCCCGCCGCGCTGATCGCGAAGCTGGCCCTGGACCGCTCGCTGCGGGGGCGCAGGCTCGGCGACGTGCTCCTGGCCGACGCCCTCGAGCGGATCATCACCGCCAGTGAGTCTGGCCCGGCGGTGCGGGCGATCGTCGTCGATGCCGCGACCGACGGCGGTCGGGCTCTGTACGCGCGGTTCGGGTTCGTGCCCGTCCCCGGGCGCGCGGACCGATTGATCGTGCGCGCAGAGACGGTCGCGAGGGGACTGGGCCGGACTTGA